Part of the Quercus robur chromosome 5, dhQueRobu3.1, whole genome shotgun sequence genome, GCTCGTGTGGCACATAGCCTTTACCAATATGGAGATGGGTTTGGGGTTCAAGACCGAGACACTCGGAAAAATATTGTGTCTTTATTGGTCGAACCTCTCTCGTGCTCTACCGAATTGAATTGTCAAATTATGGAAAATGGGTCAATTTGTCAGCTATGAATCTATGATGTTACAACTTAGAATTTCAATAACTCACTGGATGGTGACTTGAATAGCTAGGTTAAGTGCATGGCTTTGTCTCTACAATAATGCGATGAACGAGTGCTTGGATTGTAACGTGTAATCAATATTCagttcatagtttttttttttgctaaaatattcagttcatagttaaataaaagtgcttttaaaacatttatatttgatgTTTTGATTGATATTTTCGACTCTTTGAGTGTCTGTGACCACTACGATTTCCTTAATATTGTTGATGTTGACTAGGAACTCTAAAGTTACGGCTAGGAAGAAAAGGTAAGAATCTCTGCAGTAATTTCGTACTACAATAACCACCAAAAGTATCATATTTGAGAGTGAAAAACAACAGAGATAGTGAGATGCCATTGgtattgattttttcttttattttttccctggAACGAAaggaggttaaaaaaaaaaatcgttttttatttgaatggaACTCCTTAcctagtgtgtgtatatatatatattatatatatatatatatatatatatatacacattgtTGAGAATTTGCCGTCAAGAAATAAGGagaattttttaatatcaaaacATCAATTGAAAAAGTCATAGGAAAATTCTTGGACTACCTAGTAAGAATGTGGAATAAGGAACATCGAGAGGAGGCTACAAATGTTGCAAAATGAGCAGCAGTAGTCGCTCATTGTGCAGGAGATCATCCTAGGTACAAGACactaaagaagaaagaaaaaattagttACAATATCTCTTCCATCTTCTAGATTTTCCAATTTCAGGCCTATTGTTTTGTGCTATCACTTAGTGCAATATTTGTAATCTCTGTATGATTTAGTAAATTGATTCTCTTATCATTTCATGGACATAAGCTATCTTCAAACCACTTAATAATCCTTGATATTCTCCTTTCTTATTAGACTACTTGTTCCTTGATAATCTTCTAAAGTTCATACCTTGCTTTTCTTTTGGACTTGATTTTGCTGATAATTATTCAATTGCTCGATTTAGATCACAATAAATGCATGCCTTACCTTCtcacataataataaatctcattaattttgttgataattATTCAATTGCTTGATTTAGATCACAATAAATACATGCCTTACCCCCTCACATAATAATATAtctcattaattaattaaattcataataaaatttactATTCATGTGAAAGAAAccagattttcaaaaaaaaaaaaaaatgtgaaagaaaCCATGTATTTATTATGCTTCGTAAAACTGAATAATTACACTTTCGTTGATTGCATGGTTTTGACCAGGGACGGACCTACAGTAGGGCAggggggggccattgccccccccccaaaaaaaaaaaaaagctattaccccccccccaaaaaaaaaaaaaaaaaaagctaatataCTAAATTTTCGTCCTaatagcccccccccccccccaattaaaaaaaaaaaactggcaTGAATAAATCTGAAAAAATCACCGACAaattctcataaaaataaaaaataaataaccgacaaaataaaaaataaatatggaatGAAATCTGAAAACCTAAATtacaattctcaaatttttacCCTAACCTCACTCTTCCTCCACTCAACCTCATCAAGTATCAACGCCTCCTCCAGGCTCCATCACTGCTGCTAAGTGCTCCTGCTGTTCTTTTCCTCAGATCAGATCCGGATTGTTGGTCTATTACTGCTGCTGCTCCTCCTTAGATGCTTGATCACAGTCACACACGGTAAATCTAAGaaatttctctcctctctcaagtttagatttttgtttttttgtcttgCCGGGTTAGCCCTCTGCCCTCTGCGTTTTTTGATGAACTGTGTTGACTGTATTTCAGTATTTGTGAATTGTGGCTTACTGGCTTTTATTGGACTGGTGTGTTTACTGTGTTGTGTCTTGTCATCATGTCTGTGTGGACCGTAGACTTAGTTGGTGACTTGGTGTTTGTGGCTTTGGATTGAGACTTGAGTATTGACTAATGTGTAAAGTgtaattgtttatttgtttgttgctttttacttttttgattGTGTGGACGTAGGAccaatttcaaactttgtttgtaactttttttttttggttttaactataaagaaataaagtggGACCAAGATACAGTGGAATGTGAGTATGTGATagtgaatattttatttgtgaGAGCAGTATTTGgtagtattttttttgtcacttgTGAGTCTGTGAAGATTAGTTTTTGGTAAGTCATAAGTGACTTTTTTGTGAGACCAATCACCAATTGATCAAGTCTTTGGTcaattgttttggttttatcaaaaattaTCTTTGTCACTTTGTGTGATGTGGCTAATATAGtaatattatatgtatatatatgataatataAACTTATGAACTTTGTTTTTATCACTTTATGTGACGTGGCTaatattagtaatatatataaacttgtaCTTATCTGTTTgtgattattttggttttagatttttttttttttggttgagaagttccttttttttagtTGGTGTATAGAAGTAATAGAACTACGAATTATGGAAATAatgagaaactttttttttttttttttaatttgtagatcATGAGTAAGTCCACtacaatattaaattttttcaaaagaaaaaatctaaataattccGAAGTCATAGCTGATGATGCAAGATTGCCAACCCCTAGCGTTGAATCCGTTGATGTCCCAGTTTCTGAAAATCTCCAAACTGAAGTTCCAAATGTCACCATTGACGAAAGTACAGGTTTTGTGCGTGATCCTGGAATGCGTAAGCAAATATGGGAATATGATGCTAATGAACGAGATGAAATTCGAAGAGCTTACATTAATCTTGGTCCATACCAACCTAAACTAGAAGAGTACAAGAAAACTAAATTTGGAAGGCATTCTCGTAAATTTAAACATTCATGGTTTGCAATTGAGGAATTTAGTCCATGGCTTGAATATTCACCTAGTAAAGATGCTGCTTTTTGTCTACCGTGCTTTCTCTTTGACAAGCCAACTGGGAATTCTGGGAGTCATGTATTCACTAAAGATGGATTTCGGAATTGGAAGAAAGTTAATGATGGAAATAATTGTTCCTTTTTGAATCATATGGGGAAAGAACCTAACTCTTTTCATAGAGCTTCCGAGCAAGCGATGACAGATTTGATGAACCAGTCTCAACACATACAAAAGGTActtgaaaatttcaattctGATCAAATTGCAAGCAATCGATTGCGGTTAAAGGCCTCAATTGATGTTGTCAAAGTGCTTGCATTTCAAGGACTTGCTTTTAGAGGACGAGATGAAAGTTCTGATTCAATTAATCGTGGgaattttcttgaaatattgGATTTGGTGGTATCATATAATGAATATGT contains:
- the LOC126728786 gene encoding uncharacterized protein LOC126728786, which encodes MSKSTTILNFFKRKNLNNSEVIADDARLPTPSVESVDVPVSENLQTEVPNVTIDESTGFVRDPGMRKQIWEYDANERDEIRRAYINLGPYQPKLEEYKKTKFGRHSRKFKHSWFAIEEFSPWLEYSPSKDAAFCLPCFLFDKPTGNSGSHVFTKDGFRNWKKVNDGNNCSFLNHMGKEPNSFHRASEQAMTDLMNQSQHIQKVLENFNSDQIASNRLRLKASIDVVKVLAFQGLAFRGRDESSDSINRGNFLEILDLVVSYNEYVAEAIEKAPKNASYKSPKIQKEILHVFSNKVKKAIREEIGDAKFCLIVDEARDESMKEQMAIVIRFVDKDGFVRERFFGVVHIPDTTALTLKDEIYSILSHHSLDIQDIRGQGYDGASNMRGEWNGLKALVSNDCPYAYYIHCFAHRLQLALVAASKEVILVQSFFNRLSSIVNVVGASCKRTEQLKKAYADQIAYFVEIGELETGRGLNQISTLQRAGDTRWGSHLRSISSLVNIFSPTCEILLKIIKEGNTTSQ